NNNNNNNNNNNNNNNNNNNNNNNNNNNNNNNNNNNNNNNNNNNNNNNNNNNNNNNNNNNNNNNNNNNNNNNNNNNNNNNNNNNNNNNNNNNNNNNNNNNNNNNNNNNNNNNNNNNNNNNNNNNNNNNNNNNNNNNNNNNNNNNNNNNNNNNNNNNNNNNNNNNNNNNNNNNNNNNNNNNNNNNNNNNNNNNNNNNNNNNNNNNNNNNNNNNNNNNNNNNNNNNNNNNNNNNNNNNNNNNNNNNNNNNNNNNNNNNNNNNNNNNNNNNNNNNNNNNNNNNNNNNNNNNNNNNNNNNNNNNNNNNNNNNNNNNNNNNNNNNNNNNNNNNNNNNNNNNNNNNNNNNNNNNNNNNNNNNNNNNNNNNNNNNNNNNNNNNNNNNNNNNNNNNNNNNNNNNNNNNNNNNNNNNNNNNNNNNNNNNNNNNNNNNNNNNNNNNNNNNNNNNNNNNNNNNNNNNNNNNNNNNNNNNNNNNNNNNNNNNNNNNNNNNNNNNNNNNNNNNNNNNNNNNNNNNNNNNNNNNNNNNNNNNNNNNNNNNNNNNNNNNNNNNNNNNNNNNNNNNNNNNNNNNNNNNNNNNNNNNNNNNNNNNNNNNNNNNNNNNNNNNNNNNNNNNNNNNNNNNNNNNNNNNNNNNNNNNNNNNNNNNNNNNNNNNNNNNNNNNNNNNNNNNNNNNNNNNNNNNNNNNNNNNNNNNNNNNNNNNNNNNNNNNNNNNNNNNNNNNNNNNNNNNNNNNNNNNNNNNNNNNNNNNNNNNNNNNNNNNNNNNNNNNNNNNNNNNNNNNNNNNNNNNNNNNNNNNNNNNNNNNNNNNNNNNNNNNNNNNNNNNNNNNNNNNNNNNNNNNNNNNNNNNNNNNNNNNNNNNNNNNNNNNNNNNNNNNNNNNNNNNNNNNNNNNNNNNNNNNNNNNNNNNNNNNNNNNNNNNNNNNNNNNNNNNNNNNNNNNNNNNNNNNNNNNNNNNNNNNNNNNNNNNNNNNNNNNNNNNNNNNNNNNNNNNNNNNNNNNNNNNNNNNNNNNNNNNNNNNNNNNNNNNNNNNNNNNNNNNNNNNNNNNNNNNNNNNNNNNNNNNNNNNNNNNNNNNNNNNNNNNNNNNNNNNNNNNNNNNNNNNNNNNNNNNNNNNNNNNNNNNNNNNNNNNNNNNNNNNNNNNNNNNNNNNNNNNNNNNNNNNNNNNNNNNNNNNNNNNNNNNNNNNNNNNNNNNNNNNNNNNNNNNNNNNNNNNNNNNNNNNNNNNNNNNNNNNNNNNNNNNNNNNNNNNNNNNNNNNNNNNNNNNNNNNNNNNNNNNNNNNNNNNNNNNNNNNNNNNNNNNNNNNNNNNNNNNNNNNNNNNNNNNNNNNNNNNNNNNNNNNNNNNNNNNNNNNNNNNNNNNNNNNNNNNNNNNNNNNNNNNNNNNNNNNNNNNNNNNNNNNNNNNNNNNNNNNNNNNNNNNNNNNNNNNNNNNNNNNNNNNNNNNNNNNNNNNNNNNNNNNNNNNNNNNNNNNNNNNNNNNNNNNNNNNNNNNNNNNNNNNNNNNNNNNNNNNNNNNNNNNNNNNNNNNNNNNNNNNNNNNNNNNNNNNNNNNNNNNNNNNNNNNNNNNNNNNNNNNNNNNNNNNNNNNNNNNNNNNNNNNNNNNNNNNNNNNNNNNNNNNNNNNNNNNNNNNNNNNNNNNNNNNNNNNNNNNNNNNNNNNNNNNNNNNNNNNNNNNNNNNNNNNNNNNNNNNNNNNNNNNNNNNNNNNNNNNNNNNNNNNNNNNNNNNNNNNNNNNNNNNNNNNNNNNNNNNNNNNNNNNNNNNNNNNNNNNNNNNNNNNNNNNNNNNNNNNNNNNNNNNNNNNNNNNNNNNNNNNNNNNNNNNNNNNNNNNNNNNNNNNNNNNNNNNNNNNNNNNNNNNNNNNNNNNNNNNNNNNNNNNNNNNNNNNNNNNNNNNNNNNNNNNNNNNNNNNNNNNNNNNNNNNNNNNNNNNNNNNNNNNNNNNNNNNNNNNNNNNNNNNNNNNNNNNNNNNNNNNNNNNNNNNNNNNNNNNNNNNNNNNNNNNNNNNNNNNNNNNNNNNNNNNNNNNNNNNNNNNNNNNNNNNNNNNNNNNNNNNNNNNNNNNNNNNNNNNNNNNNNNNNNNNNNNNNNNNNNNNNNNNNNNNNNNNNNNNNNNNNNNNNNNNNNNNNNNNNNNNNNNNNNNNNNNNNNNNNNNNNNNNNNNNNNNNNNNNNNNNNNNNNNNNNNNNNNNNNNNNNNNNNNNNNNNNNNNNNNNNNNNNNNNNNNNNNNNNNNNNNNNNNNNNNNNNNNNNNNNNNNNNNNNNNNNNNNNNNNNNNNNNNNNNNNNNNNNNNNNNNNNNNNNNNNNNNNNNNNNNNNNNNNNNNNNNNNNNNNNNNNNNNNNNNNNNNNNNNNNNNNNNNNNNNNNNNNNNNNNNNNNNNNNNNNNNNNNNNNNNNNNNNNNNNNNNNNNNNNNNNNNNNNNNNNNNNNNNNNNNNNNNNNNNNNNNNNNNNNNNNNNNNNNNNNNNNNNNNNNNNNNNNNNNNNNNNNNNNNNNNNNNNNNNNNNNNNNNNNNNNNNNNNNNNNNNNNNNNNNNNNNNNNNNNNNNNNNNNNNNNNNNNNNNNNNNNNNNNNNNNNNNNNNNNNNNNNNNNNNNNNNNNNNNNNNNNNNNNNNNNNNNNNNNNNNNNNNNNNNNNNNNNNNNNNNNNNNNNNNNNNNNNNNNNNNNNNNNNNNNNNNNNNNNNNNNNNNNNTTACATTTTTTATCGGAATGTCGTCGAAAAGTCGTCGGAAAATTCCGACGAACCATATTTCGTCGGAATTCCGTCGGAAATAGCCGACGGAATTCCGACGACTTAATTTTTTTGGATTTGGTCGGAAATTTGTCAGTATTCCGTCACAAATGTCTGACGACCTTGGTGTCCGTCGGAACCTCCGTCGGAATTCGGTGTGTTTTCTTGTAGTGTAAACTATCTTCACCAAATGAGAAAAATATGCTGTAAAAGTGATGTTTTGTTGTTGGAAGGTTTTCATGTATTCTATAAGCTAAATGAAAGCTTCAAATTTTGAATGCAATAGTTAGGCCTGATATCCAAAGTAATCCAAAATATCCAAATTTTTTATCTAAATCATCCTAATTATTTGATATTTTACCCTAAATACCCGATATTTTATCCAAATTATCCGAACTACCCGAACTATCCGAACCCGAACCGGATCCAAATGAGAACCGAACTTTTTCCAGATATTTTCCGGTTCCTACATTTACTATCCGAACCGAACCGAACTGAACCGAAAATATGTCAAGTACTAAATGGATCCTCTAACCCCTATCCAAACTACCCGAAACCCGAAATACCCGAACCGAACCGAACCGATACCCGAAATGCCCAGGCCTAGCAATAGTGTAAGACTCAAGTTTGTATTTTTTTTTCCATCAAGCCACCAAAATCTTGGAGCATACTATACCACATTTGCCTCCCATTAAAATTTAAGGTTTAGGATTTAAAATTTAGTGTGATAAAAATTATTTTATTTTAATATTTATTTTATTAAATGTATTATTTTGTTAATGGCATGTTAGTCTTTTTTTTTTTATTAACATCATTTTCATACTTTTTCCCTTATGTGTTGATTTGTAATAAAATAGAAAATTTTATTTAAATATGTGTGAGCAACTTGACTTTTTGTACGAATTATATAATTTAAAAAATTATGTATATAGATGCACATATAAAATATATGTTATATAATTAGGGATATTAAATTTTGCCCTTTTGCATTTTAGTAATTATGTAATTCATATTTTTAAGTTTAGTATTTACAATTTGCTCTATTTTAACAATTTTTTGATATTACTATTTTTTATTTTAAAAATTATAATTTTAATTTTTTTTTTAAAAAAATTTGAAACCATATCCCCAAAACTTCACCCATTAACTCTAAACCTTAAGTTTAGATTAGTTAACTCTATATTTTTATCTTTTAATAAAACTTATTTTGGTCATTTTTTCACTGAGGGTTATTTTTGTGACAAAAACTTAAAAAAAGATATCATAGGGAATTTCTCTATTTTTATTAAAAACAAATCTATTTTTAATAGACTTTTAGTAGACCAAAATTATGTGCTAAATTCATATCTAACATACATAATATCCGCCGAAGAGTAATTACAAAATATCTTTTTTATAACAATCTAGTTTCAGTGTCTAAAAATCTTTCTGATTTGTAATATAGTATCAGAGCTAACGTTACAAATGATCACCGCGGCCAGGTGCTGATTGCATATTTGGCAAAAATAAACGATTCGCAAGCTTTTGTAAACCAGAGTATTTTGTGTGTTTGATAATACTCCGTAACATATGGGTCAAAACTCAAAAGGCCAAAGCTTCGTTCGATTAATTGAAAAGGCAGGTGGAGTTGTTAAGGCAATAATATCTCTATAACATAACATATTTATATCTACATGTTAAGGCCACGATTTTATTGAAATGTTTTTTTAAAACAAAATACACCCCATAATTAGTGATCGTGGTTAGAGATGGATAACCGGATCAACCATTTGAGTTTATCAAATTTTGATACTATAGAAACTTAAACAAATAAAATTATTTGTAATTCGGTTTGATGTTGTTTCACTTTGGTACAGTTTGTTCTCAGTTTGCATTTGATTCGGTTTAAGTTTAATTAAAACTAATACGAACACATAAATAGACTGATAAATCATCGCCAGTGAATGTTATATAATGTAAATATGTTTGATCAAAAAAATATAATGTAAATATGTAATAGGATATAACTAAAATTTTATAAGATTTCAGGGTTTTTTGTTTGAGTTAGCTGGGTTACATTAATTAAAATCGAATACAATAATAAAGCCAATCGGTTTATAAAAAAAACATTCGGGTCGATTTTCATATGGTCGGGTTTTCTTTTGCTACACTTACTATCGGTCCACCTGCATGCTCTAATAGTAGCAGGTATCTCTTATATAGAGTCACATCCCCAACTATGCTAGTCGTGGGTAAAGAGAGTACAATGGCCGAGAAAAACGCAACGCCACTGCAACCGCCGCAAACGCAGGAGGATGAGGAGGAGAAGAGGGAGATGTATGCTGTATGGGCTGTACCAGAGGAAGACGTAGAAGATCGGCTTCGAAGGCTAATGGAGGGACTAAGGTCGGAGTTCGGTGGTCCACCGTTTGATCCTCACTTAACGCTCGTCGGACCGCAGAAGCTTACTGCCGGCGAGGCAAAACTGATGTTTGAGGCGGCGTATGAAGGTTTTAAGGCGTATCCGGCCACCGTTGACCAAGTCTCCGCAGGAACTTCCTATTTTCAGTGTGTCTATGTGTCTCTCCGGCACACCGTAGAGGTAAAGTCTCTCGGAATTATTATTTAGCTTCTAACTATACTGTTTTTTTTGTAATTTATCAGTCATATTAAAATCAATCTGAAATGAACCCAAGAAAATAGAAAAAGGTAAAACAAAATTATTTTTAGGTGCATCAATTATATGCCTAATTTTTGAACTACACAAAACTAGATGGCTAACATAACAATATCAACTAATTTGTTATATGGTTAACACCATATTAATATGTTTAATTGCTATCGAAATTTGGCAACCAAATATTA
The DNA window shown above is from Brassica oleracea var. oleracea cultivar TO1000 chromosome C3, BOL, whole genome shotgun sequence and carries:
- the LOC106333933 gene encoding cyclic phosphodiesterase, producing MLVVGKESTMAEKNATPLQPPQTQEDEEEKREMYAVWAVPEEDVEDRLRRLMEGLRSEFGGPPFDPHLTLVGPQKLTAGEAKLMFEAAYEGFKAYPATVDQVSAGTSYFQCVYVSLRHTVEVMNAAGHFMGHFKAFTGKLYVPHMSILYGDLTEEEKKKALEKASTLDSSLDGLNFRINRVELWVTDADVGSWVKIDEHNLIS